From a single Populus trichocarpa isolate Nisqually-1 chromosome 17, P.trichocarpa_v4.1, whole genome shotgun sequence genomic region:
- the LOC18109032 gene encoding UDP-glycosyltransferase 92A1 isoform X3 has product MASKSIEQIVMLPFMAHGHLIPFLALARQIHQATGFKISIASTPLNIQYLSSTFNSSSDEPENDHIHLLELPFCSTDYGLPPNTENSENLSLDSIGKLLSASLSLRKPFHSLVSDIAAKQGHPPLCIISDVFLGWATEVANSLGTVNVTFCTGGAYGTLASSSLWLNLPHRGRSDSDEFHLPGFPDSCRFHVNQLHHFLRNADGTDSWSEFFQSQISLSMQSFGWLCNTAEEFEPAGLEWLRNFVKLPVWAIGPLLPPIVLKNDCSSLSVAASGISTRRAGKRPEISVEKCMEWLESHSPASVLYISFGSQNSISPSQMMELAIGLEESAKPFIWVIRPPVGFERKSEFRAEYLPEGFEERMEKRKQGLLVRNWAPQLEILSHKSTGAFLSHCGWNSVLESLSQAVPIIGWPLAAEQAYNSKMLVEEMGVSVELTRGVQSSIEWKEVKKVIELVMDKKGKGGDMRSKAMVIKEQLRASVRDEGEDKGSSVKALDDLIKTLQSKWQMISSIS; this is encoded by the exons ATGGCGTCTAAATCTATTGAACAGATAGTGATGCTCCCGTTTATGGCGCATGGCCATCTCATACCTTTTCTTGCTCTTGCAAGACAGATCCATCAAGCAACTGGTTTCAAAATATCCATTGCAAGCACCCCTCTCAACATCCAGTACCTTTCTTCCACCTTCAACTCCTCCTCCGATGAACCAGAAAATGACCATATCCACCTCCTTGAGCTAC CTTTTTGCAGTACTGATTATGGCTTGCCTCCAAACACTGAAAACTCCGAGAACTTGTCTCTGGATTCGATTGGCAAACTTTTATCTGCATCACTAAGTCTTAGGAAACCATTTCACAGCCTTGTATCTGATATTGCAGCTAAACAAGGTCACCCCCCACTTTGTATAATATCGGATGTTTTCCTTGGATGGGCAACTGAAGTTGCGAACAGTCTGGGGACTGTGAATGTCACTTTCTGTACAGGTGGTGCTTATGGAACCTTGGCTTCCTCATCTCTTTGGCTCAATCTTCCTCATCGAGGTAGAAGTGATTCTGATGAGTTTCATTTGCCGGGATTTCCTGATAGCTGTCGCTTTCACGTCAATCAGTTGCATCATTTCTTAAGAAATGCTGATGGCACTGATTCTTGGTCTGAGTTTTTTCAGTCACAGATCTCACTTTCAATGCAATCTTTTGGGTGGTTGTGCAATACAGCTGAGGAATTTGAGCCTGCAGGATTGGAATGGTTGAGGAACTTTGTCAAACTTCCTGTCTGGGCTATAGGGCCTCTTCTGCCACCAATTGTGCTCAAGAATGATTGTTCTTCTTTATCTGTAGCTGCATCAGGAATAAGCACAAGACGTGCTGGTAAAAGACCAGAGATTTCTGTTGAGAAATGCATGGAATGGCTTGAATCGCACAGTCCAGCTTCGGTGCTCTATATTTCTTTTGGTTCTCAAAACAGCATAAGTCCCTCCCAGATGATGGAGTTAGCTATTGGCTTGGAAGAGAGTGCGAAACCTTTCATCTGGGTCATCAGGCCTCCTGTTGGTTTTGAACGAAAAAGTGAATTTAGAGCAGAATACTTGCCAGAAGGATTTGAAGAAAGAatggagaaaagaaaacaaggttTGTTGGTGAGGAACTGGGCGCCCCAATTGGAGATTTTGTCACACAAGTCCACAGGAGCATTCCTAAGCCACTGTGGGTGGAATTCAGTGTTGGAAAGCTTGAGCCAAGCTGTGCCAATTATAGGATGGCCTTTGGCCGCTGAACAGGCCTATAATTCCAAAATGCTGGTAGAGGAGATGGGTGTGAGTGTGGAGCTGACAAGAGGAGTGCAGAGCAGCATAGAATGGAAGGAGGTGAAGAAAGTGATAGAGTTGGTGATGGACAAGAAAGGTAAGGGAGGTGATATGAGGAGCAAGGCAATGGTGATTAAAGAACAGTTGAGGGCATCAGTGAGAGATGAAGGAGAAGACAAAGGATCTTCTGTTAAAGCTCTGGATGATCTTATCAAGACCCTTCAATCAAAATGGCAGATGATTAGTAGTATCAGTTAA
- the LOC18109032 gene encoding UDP-glycosyltransferase 92A1 isoform X10, which produces MASKSIEQIVMLPFMAHGHLIPFLALARQIHQATGFKISIASTPLNIQYLSSTFNSSSDEPENDHIHLLELPFCSTDYGLPPNTENSENLSLDSIGKLRSASLSLRTPFHSLVSDIAAKQGHPPLCIISDVFLGWATEVASSLGTVNVTFSTGGAYGTLAYSSLWLNLPHRGRSDSDEFHLPGFPDSCRFHVNQLHHFLRNADGTDSWSQFFQSQISLSMQSFGWLCNTAEEFEPAGLEWLRNFVKLPVWAIGPLLPPIVLKNDYSSLSVAASGISTRRAGKRPEISIEKCMEWLESHSPASVLYISFGSQNSISPSQMMELAIGLEESAKPFIWVIRPPVGFEPKSEFRAEYLPEGFEERMEKRKQGLLVRNWAPQLEILSHKSTGAFLSHCGWNSVLESLSQAVPIIGWPLAAEQAYNSKMLVEEMGVSVELTRGVQSSIDWKVVKNVIELVMDKKGKGGDMRSKAMVIKEQLRASVRDEGEDKGSSVKALDDLIKTLQSKWQMISSIS; this is translated from the coding sequence ATGGCGTCTAAATCTATTGAACAGATAGTGATGCTCCCGTTTATGGCTCATGGCCATCTCATACCTTTTCTTGCTCTTGCAAGACAAATCCATCAAGCAACTGGTTTCAAAATATCCATTGCAAGCACCCCTCTTAACATCCAGTACCTTTCTTCCACCTTCAACTCCTCGTCCGATGAACCAGAAAATGACCATATCCACCTCCTTGAGCTACCTTTTTGCAGTACGGATTATGGCTTGCCTCCAAACACTGAAAACTCCGAGAACTTGTCTCTGGATTCGATTGGCAAACTTCGCTCTGCATCACTAAGTCTTAGGACACCGTTTCACAGCCTTGTATCTGATATTGCAGCTAAACAAGGTCACCCCCCACTTTGTATAATATCAGATGTTTTCCTTGGATGGGCAACTGAAGTTGCCAGCAGTCTGGGGACTGTGAATGTCACTTTCTCTACAGGTGGTGCTTATGGAACCTTGGCTTACTCTTCTCTTTGGCTCAATCTTCCTCATCGAGGTAGAAGTGATTCTGATGAGTTTCATTTGCCGGGATTTCCTGATAGCTGTCGCTTTCACGTCAATCAGTTGCATCATTTCTTAAGAAATGCTGATGGCACTGATTCTTGGTCTCAGTTTTTTCAGTCACAGATCTCACTTTCAATGCAATCTTTTGGGTGGTTGTGCAATACAGCTGAGGAATTTGAGCCTGCAGGATTGGAATGGTTGAGGAACTTTGTCAAACTTCCTGTCTGGGCTATAGGGCCTCTTCTGCCACCAATTGTGCTCAAGAATGATTATTCTTCTTTATCTGTAGCTGCATCAGGTATAAGCACAAGACGTGCTGGTAAAAGACCAGAGATTTCTATTGAGAAATGCATGGAATGGCTTGAATCGCACAGTCCAGCTTCGGTGCTCTATATTTCTTTTGGTTCTCAAAACAGCATAAGTCCCTCCCAGATGATGGAGTTAGCTATTGGCTTGGAAGAGAGTGCGAAACCTTTCATCTGGGTCATCAGGCCTCCTGttggttttgaaccaaaaagtGAATTTAGAGCAGAATACTTGCCAGAAGGATTTGAAGAAAGAatggagaaaagaaaacaaggttTGTTGGTGAGGAACTGGGCGCCCCAATTGGAGATTTTGTCACACAAGTCCACAGGAGCATTCCTAAGCCACTGTGGGTGGAATTCAGTGTTGGAAAGCTTGAGCCAAGCTGTGCCAATTATAGGATGGCCTTTGGCCGCTGAACAGGCCTATAATTCCAAAATGCTGGTAGAGGAGATGGGTGTGAGTGTGGAGCTGACAAGAGGAGTGCAGAGCAGCATAGATTGGAAGGTGGTGAAGAATGTGATAGAGTTGGTGATGGACAAGAAAGGGAAGGGAGGTGATATGAGGAGCAAGGCAATGGTGATTAAAGAACAGTTAAGGGCATCAGTGAGAGATGAAGGAGAAGACAAAGGATCTTCTGTTAAAGCTCTGGATGATCTTATCAAGACCCTTCAATCAAAATGGCAGATGATTAGTAGTATCAGTTAA
- the LOC18109032 gene encoding UDP-glycosyltransferase 92A1 isoform X1, whose amino-acid sequence MASKSIEQIVMLPFMAHGHLIPFLALARQIHRATGFKISIASTPLNIQYLSSTFNSSSDEPENDHIHLLELPFCSTDYGLPPNTENSENLSLDSIGKLLSASLSLRKPFHSLVSDIAAKQGHPPLCIISDVFLGWATEVANSLGTVNVTFCTGGAYGTLASSSLWLNLPHRGRSDSDEFHLPGFPDSCRFHVNQLHHFLRNADGTDSWSEFFQSQISLSMQSFGWLCNTAEEFEPAGLEWLRNFVKLPVWAIGPLLPPIVLKNDCSSLSVAASGISTRRAGKRPEISVEKCMEWLESHSPASVLYISFGSQNSISPSQMMELAIGLEESAKPFIWVIRPPVGFERKSEFRAEYLPEGFEERMEKRKQGLLVRNWAPQLEILSHKSTGAFLSHCGWNSVLESLSQAVPIIGWPLAAEQAYNSKMLVEEMGVSVELTRGVQSSIEWKEVKKVIELVMDKKGKGGDMRSKAMVIKEQLRASVRDEGEDKGSSVKALDDLIKTLQSKWQMISSIS is encoded by the coding sequence ATGGCGTCTAAATCTATTGAACAGATAGTGATGCTCCCGTTTATGGCGCATGGCCATCTCATACCTTTTCTTGCTCTTGCAAGACAAATCCATCGAGCAACTGGTTTCAAAATATCCATTGCAAGCACCCCTCTTAACATCCAGTACCTTTCTTCCACCTTCAACTCCTCGTCCGATGAACCAGAAAATGACCATATCCACCTCCTTGAGCTACCTTTTTGCAGTACTGATTATGGCTTGCCTCCAAACACTGAAAACTCCGAGAACTTGTCTCTGGATTCGATTGGCAAACTTTTATCTGCATCACTAAGTCTTAGGAAACCATTTCACAGCCTTGTATCTGATATTGCAGCTAAACAAGGTCACCCCCCACTTTGTATAATATCGGATGTTTTCCTTGGATGGGCAACTGAAGTTGCGAACAGTCTGGGGACTGTGAATGTCACTTTCTGTACAGGTGGTGCTTATGGAACCTTGGCTTCCTCATCTCTTTGGCTCAATCTTCCTCATCGAGGTAGAAGTGATTCTGATGAGTTTCATTTGCCGGGATTTCCTGATAGCTGTCGCTTTCACGTCAATCAGTTGCATCATTTCTTAAGAAATGCTGATGGCACTGATTCTTGGTCTGAGTTTTTTCAGTCACAGATCTCACTTTCAATGCAATCTTTTGGGTGGTTGTGCAATACAGCTGAGGAATTTGAGCCTGCAGGATTGGAATGGTTGAGGAACTTTGTCAAACTTCCTGTCTGGGCTATAGGGCCTCTTCTGCCACCAATTGTGCTCAAGAATGATTGTTCTTCTTTATCTGTAGCTGCATCAGGAATAAGCACAAGACGTGCTGGTAAAAGACCAGAGATTTCTGTTGAGAAATGCATGGAATGGCTTGAATCGCACAGTCCAGCTTCGGTGCTCTATATTTCTTTTGGTTCTCAAAACAGCATAAGTCCCTCCCAGATGATGGAGTTAGCTATTGGCTTGGAAGAGAGTGCGAAACCTTTCATCTGGGTCATCAGGCCTCCTGTTGGTTTTGAACGAAAAAGTGAATTTAGAGCAGAATACTTGCCAGAAGGATTTGAAGAAAGAatggagaaaagaaaacaaggttTGTTGGTGAGGAACTGGGCGCCCCAATTGGAGATTTTGTCACACAAGTCCACAGGAGCATTCCTAAGCCACTGTGGGTGGAATTCAGTGTTGGAAAGCTTGAGCCAAGCTGTGCCAATTATAGGATGGCCTTTGGCCGCTGAACAGGCCTATAATTCCAAAATGCTGGTAGAGGAGATGGGTGTGAGTGTGGAGCTGACAAGAGGAGTGCAGAGCAGCATAGAATGGAAGGAGGTGAAGAAAGTGATAGAGTTGGTGATGGACAAGAAAGGTAAGGGAGGTGATATGAGGAGCAAGGCAATGGTGATTAAAGAACAGTTGAGGGCATCAGTGAGAGATGAAGGAGAAGACAAAGGATCTTCTGTTAAAGCTCTGGATGATCTTATCAAGACCCTTCAATCAAAATGGCAGATGATTAGTAGTATCAGTTAA
- the LOC18109032 gene encoding UDP-glycosyltransferase 92A1 isoform X11, with product MASKSIEQIVMLPFMAHGHLIPFLALARQIHQATGFKISIASTPLNIQYLSSTFNSSSDEPENDHIHLLELPFCSTDYGLPPNTENSENLSLDSIGKLRSASLSLRTPFHSLVSDIAAKQGHPPLCIISDVFLGWATEVASSLGTVNVTFSTGGAYGTLAYSSLWLNLPHRGRSDSDEFHLPGFPDSCRFHVNQLHHFLRNADGTDSWSQFFQSQISLSMQSFGWLCNTAEEFEPAGLEWLRNFVKLPVWAIGPLLPPIVLKNDYSSLSVAASGISTRRAGKRPEISIEKCMEWLESHSPASVLYISFGSQNSISPSQMMELAIGLEESAKPFIWVIRPPVGFEPKSEFRAEYLPEGFEERMEKRKQGLLVRNWAPQLEILSHKSTGAFLSHCGWNSVLESLSQAVPIIGWPLAAEQAYNSKMLVEEMGVSVELTRGVQSSIDWKVVKKVIELVMDKKGKGGDMRSKAMVIKEQLRASVRDEGEDKGSSVKALDDLIKTLQSKWQMISSIS from the exons ATGGCGTCTAAATCTATTGAACAGATAGTGATGCTCCCGTTTATGGCTCATGGCCATCTCATACCTTTTCTTGCTCTTGCAAGACAAATCCATCAAGCAACTGGTTTCAAAATATCCATTGCAAGCACCCCTCTTAACATCCAGTACCTTTCTTCCACCTTCAACTCCTCGTCCGATGAACCAGAAAATGACCATATCCACCTCCTTGAGCTACCTTTTTGCAGTACGGATTATGGCTTGCCTCCAAACACTGAAAACTCCGAGAACTTGTCTCTGGATTCGATTGGCAAACTTCGCTCTGCATCACTAAGTCTTAGGACACCGTTTCACAGCCTTGTATCTGATATTGCAGCTAAACAAGGTCACCCCCCACTTTGTATAATATCAGATGTTTTCCTTGGATGGGCAACTGAAGTTGCCAGCAGTCTGGGGACTGTGAATGTCACTTTCTCTACAGGTGGTGCTTATGGAACCTTGGCTTACTCTTCTCTTTGGCTCAATCTTCCTCATCGAGGTAGAAGTGATTCTGATGAGTTTCATTTGCCGGGATTTCCTGATAGCTGTCGCTTTCACGTCAATCAGTTGCATCATTTCTTAAGAAATGCTGATGGCACTGATTCTTGGTCTCAGTTTTTTCAGTCACAGATCTCACTTTCAATGCAATCTTTTGGGTGGTTGTGCAATACAGCTGAGGAATTTGAGCCTGCAGGATTGGAATGGTTGAGGAACTTTGTCAAACTTCCTGTCTGGGCTATAGGGCCTCTTCTGCCACCAATTGTGCTCAAGAATGATTATTCTTCTTTATCTGTAGCTGCATCAGGTATAAGCACAAGACGTGCTGGTAAAAGACCAGAGATTTCTATTGAGAAATGCATGGAATGGCTTGAATCGCACAGTCCAGCTTCGGTGCTCTATATTTCTTTTGGTTCTCAAAACAGCATAAGTCCCTCCCAGATGATGGAGTTAGCTATTGGCTTGGAAGAGAGTGCGAAACCTTTCATCTGGGTCATCAGGCCTCCTGttggttttgaaccaaaaagtGAATTTAGAGCAGAATACTTGCCAGAAGGATTTGAAGAAAGAatggagaaaagaaaacaaggttTGTTGGTGAGGAACTGGGCGCCCCAATTGGAGATTTTGTCACACAAGTCCACAGGAGCATTCCTAAGCCACTGTGGGTGGAATTCAGTGTTGGAAAGCTTGAGCCAAGCTGTGCCAATTATAGGATGGCCTTTGGCCGCTGAACAGGCCTATAATTCCAAAATGCTGGTAGAGGAGATGGGTGTGAGTGTGGAGCTGACAAGAGGAGTGCAGAGCAGCATAGATTGGAAG GTGGTGAAGAAAGTGATAGAGTTGGTGATGGACAAGAAAGGGAAGGGAG GTGATATGAGGAGCAAGGCAATGGTGATTAAAGAACAGTTGAGGGCATCAGTGAGAGATGAAGGAGAAGACAAAGGATCTTCTGTTAAAGCTCTGGATGATCTTATCAAGACCCTTCAATCAAAATGGCAGATGATTAGTAGTATCAGTTAA
- the LOC18109032 gene encoding UDP-glycosyltransferase 92A1 isoform X2, producing MASKSIEQIVMLPFMAHGHLIPFLALARQIHQATGFKISIASTPLNIQYLSSTFNSSSDEPENDHIHLLELPFCSTDYGLPPNTENSENLSLDSIGKLLSASLSLRKPFHSLVSDIAAKQGHPPLCIISDVFLGWATEVANSLGTVNVTFCTGGAYGTLASSSLWLNLPHRGRSDSDEFHLPGFPDSCRFHVNQLHHFLRNADGTDSWSEFFQSQISLSMQSFGWLCNTAEEFEPAGLEWLRNFVKLPVWAIGPLLPPIVLKNDCSSLSVAASGISTRRAGKRPEISVEKCMEWLESHSPASVLYISFGSQNSISPSQMMELAIGLEESAKPFIWVIRPPVGFERKSEFRAEYLPEGFEERMEKRKQGLLVRNWAPQLEILSHKSTGAFLSHCGWNSVLESLSQAVPIIGWPLAAEQAYNSKMLVEEMGVSVELTRGVQSSIEWKEVKKVIELVMDKKGKGGDMRSKAMVIKEQLRASVRDEGEDKGSSVKALDDLIKTLQSKWQMISSIS from the exons ATGGCGTCTAAATCTATTGAACAGATAGTGATGCTCCCGTTTATGGCGCATGGCCATCTCATACCTTTTCTTGCTCTTGCAAGACAGATCCATCAAGCAACTGGTTTCAAAATATCCATTGCAAGCACCCCTCTCAACATCCAGTACCTTTCTTCCAC CTTCAACTCCTCGTCCGATGAACCAGAAAATGACCATATCCACCTCCTTGAGCTACCTTTTTGCAGTACTGATTATGGCTTGCCTCCAAACACTGAAAACTCCGAGAACTTGTCTCTGGATTCGATTGGCAAACTTTTATCTGCATCACTAAGTCTTAGGAAACCATTTCACAGCCTTGTATCTGATATTGCAGCTAAACAAGGTCACCCCCCACTTTGTATAATATCGGATGTTTTCCTTGGATGGGCAACTGAAGTTGCGAACAGTCTGGGGACTGTGAATGTCACTTTCTGTACAGGTGGTGCTTATGGAACCTTGGCTTCCTCATCTCTTTGGCTCAATCTTCCTCATCGAGGTAGAAGTGATTCTGATGAGTTTCATTTGCCGGGATTTCCTGATAGCTGTCGCTTTCACGTCAATCAGTTGCATCATTTCTTAAGAAATGCTGATGGCACTGATTCTTGGTCTGAGTTTTTTCAGTCACAGATCTCACTTTCAATGCAATCTTTTGGGTGGTTGTGCAATACAGCTGAGGAATTTGAGCCTGCAGGATTGGAATGGTTGAGGAACTTTGTCAAACTTCCTGTCTGGGCTATAGGGCCTCTTCTGCCACCAATTGTGCTCAAGAATGATTGTTCTTCTTTATCTGTAGCTGCATCAGGAATAAGCACAAGACGTGCTGGTAAAAGACCAGAGATTTCTGTTGAGAAATGCATGGAATGGCTTGAATCGCACAGTCCAGCTTCGGTGCTCTATATTTCTTTTGGTTCTCAAAACAGCATAAGTCCCTCCCAGATGATGGAGTTAGCTATTGGCTTGGAAGAGAGTGCGAAACCTTTCATCTGGGTCATCAGGCCTCCTGTTGGTTTTGAACGAAAAAGTGAATTTAGAGCAGAATACTTGCCAGAAGGATTTGAAGAAAGAatggagaaaagaaaacaaggttTGTTGGTGAGGAACTGGGCGCCCCAATTGGAGATTTTGTCACACAAGTCCACAGGAGCATTCCTAAGCCACTGTGGGTGGAATTCAGTGTTGGAAAGCTTGAGCCAAGCTGTGCCAATTATAGGATGGCCTTTGGCCGCTGAACAGGCCTATAATTCCAAAATGCTGGTAGAGGAGATGGGTGTGAGTGTGGAGCTGACAAGAGGAGTGCAGAGCAGCATAGAATGGAAGGAGGTGAAGAAAGTGATAGAGTTGGTGATGGACAAGAAAGGTAAGGGAGGTGATATGAGGAGCAAGGCAATGGTGATTAAAGAACAGTTGAGGGCATCAGTGAGAGATGAAGGAGAAGACAAAGGATCTTCTGTTAAAGCTCTGGATGATCTTATCAAGACCCTTCAATCAAAATGGCAGATGATTAGTAGTATCAGTTAA
- the LOC18109032 gene encoding UDP-glycosyltransferase 92A1 isoform X4 has product MASKSIEQIVMLPFMAHGHLIPFLALARQIHQATGFKISIASTPLNIQYLSSTFNSSSDEPENDHIHLLELPFCSTDYGLPPNTENSENLSLDSIGKLRSASLSLRTPFHSLVSDIAAKQGHPPLCIISDVFLGWATEVASSLGTVNVTFSTGGAYGTLAYSSLWLNLPHRGRSDSDEFHLPGFPDSCRFHVNQLHHFLRNADGTDSWSEFFQSQISLSMQSFGWLCNTAEEFEPAGLEWLRNFVKLPVWAIGPLLPPIVLKNDCSSLSVAASGISTRRAGKRPEISVEKCMEWLESHSPASVLYISFGSQNSISPSQMMELAIGLEESAKPFIWVIRPPVGFERKSEFRAEYLPEGFEERMEKRKQGLLVRNWAPQLEILSHKSTGAFLSHCGWNSVLESLSQAVPIIGWPLAAEQAYNSKMLVEEMGVSVELTRGVQSSIEWKEVKKVIELVMDKKGKGGDMRSKAMVIKEQLRASVRDEGEDKGSSVKALDDLIKTLQSKWQMISSIS; this is encoded by the exons ATGGCGTCTAAATCTATTGAACAGATAGTGATGCTCCCGTTTATGGCTCATGGCCATCTCATACCTTTTCTTGCTCTTGCAAGACAAATCCATCAAGCAACTGGTTTCAAAATATCCATTGCAAGCACCCCTCTTAACATCCAGTACCTTTCTTCCACCTTCAACTCCTCGTCCGATGAACCAGAAAATGACCATATCCACCTCCTTGAGCTACCTTTTTGCAGTACGGATTATGGCTTGCCTCCAAACACTGAAAACTCCGAGAACTTGTCTCTGGATTCGATTGGCAAACTTCGCTCTGCATCACTAAGTCTTAGGACACCGTTTCACAGCCTTGTATCTGATATTGCAGCTAAACAAGGTCACCCCCCACTTTGTATAATATCAGATGTTTTCCTTGGATGGGCAACTGAAGTTGCCAGCAGTCTGGGGACTGTGAATGTCACTTTCTCTACAGGTGGTGCTTATGGAACCTTGGCTTACTCTTCTCTTTGGCTCAATCTTCCTCATCGAG GTAGAAGTGATTCTGATGAGTTTCATTTGCCGGGATTTCCTGATAGCTGTCGCTTTCACGTCAATCAGTTGCATCATTTCTTAAGAAATGCTGATGGCACTGATTCTTGGTCTGAGTTTTTTCAGTCACAGATCTCACTTTCAATGCAATCTTTTGGGTGGTTGTGCAATACAGCTGAGGAATTTGAGCCTGCAGGATTGGAATGGTTGAGGAACTTTGTCAAACTTCCTGTCTGGGCTATAGGGCCTCTTCTGCCACCAATTGTGCTCAAGAATGATTGTTCTTCTTTATCTGTAGCTGCATCAGGAATAAGCACAAGACGTGCTGGTAAAAGACCAGAGATTTCTGTTGAGAAATGCATGGAATGGCTTGAATCGCACAGTCCAGCTTCGGTGCTCTATATTTCTTTTGGTTCTCAAAACAGCATAAGTCCCTCCCAGATGATGGAGTTAGCTATTGGCTTGGAAGAGAGTGCGAAACCTTTCATCTGGGTCATCAGGCCTCCTGTTGGTTTTGAACGAAAAAGTGAATTTAGAGCAGAATACTTGCCAGAAGGATTTGAAGAAAGAatggagaaaagaaaacaaggttTGTTGGTGAGGAACTGGGCGCCCCAATTGGAGATTTTGTCACACAAGTCCACAGGAGCATTCCTAAGCCACTGTGGGTGGAATTCAGTGTTGGAAAGCTTGAGCCAAGCTGTGCCAATTATAGGATGGCCTTTGGCCGCTGAACAGGCCTATAATTCCAAAATGCTGGTAGAGGAGATGGGTGTGAGTGTGGAGCTGACAAGAGGAGTGCAGAGCAGCATAGAATGGAAGGAGGTGAAGAAAGTGATAGAGTTGGTGATGGACAAGAAAGGTAAGGGAGGTGATATGAGGAGCAAGGCAATGGTGATTAAAGAACAGTTGAGGGCATCAGTGAGAGATGAAGGAGAAGACAAAGGATCTTCTGTTAAAGCTCTGGATGATCTTATCAAGACCCTTCAATCAAAATGGCAGATGATTAGTAGTATCAGTTAA